Proteins from a single region of Melanotaenia boesemani isolate fMelBoe1 chromosome 3, fMelBoe1.pri, whole genome shotgun sequence:
- the klhdc7a gene encoding kelch domain-containing protein 7A yields MPIADLLGVQFDMQLLLKLSVSVAAVLLVSWAYKFYSSRSVRKIQPCGIGNKEPQNGTCQNCRKSLRHQSSPEHCEDDGGKQSKCLFADSTTDDLLSSSTKDVPAELPPLPAENSEEEFSNPSSDQDKCMKADILTHEKQPLVATSNISLGSALSLQDPTEYGMASTTGRRSPCFLKKLERSVGVGRELRQDLEHQGVYSSFLSKAEIKVDDANVVLEGSEDQIVHGKIYDYYVESSSHSVTDSNTVLGQYEGIKSKKAEFGKRGSSLPESPSSVSPIIIRDVVLQQRTVEDVSLQETPKLRHPAKPALLRNESYRSAAEESELSIAFQTSRVQTQMDQPHHLLMSETISLQTSKDSTSHKVKEVDLEARAGAPIMHLPKEVFHGADLENVKSKLDLGNCLETLYLAKKNGQMSVQQMALGVMSDNYLQVLRDPNLYGRLMAGEREQIRKQRMRGRRFVMVADMDPQDWLRNKEEQRAMAEQRISSAMYYYDEYKDDWHTLCLIPQEVISKACAMCTMDNYLFVAVGCQGTDRKMTPSKQVFCYNPLTSIWKEICPMNEARPRCKLAALEGYIYAIGGECLSSVERYDPRLDRWTFVAPLPNDTFAVAHHVTVCSGELFVAGGTLRYMLLRYNPKNNTWRPSLMVGSNDRTADMVAVGRFIYRFDVNPLLGVSVYRYHTVARLWYECSSKRLLHCPAFQCVAMDGSIYCISRQFTIRFEADDISPAFSDEDLSVLSGAKGILFPFVLSLPDKKPRQTSV; encoded by the coding sequence aTGCCCATCGCAGACCTGTTGGGAGTTCAGTTCGACATGCAGCTGCTGTTGAAACTTAGTGTCTCTGTGGCTGCAGTGCTTCTGGTTTCTTGGGCTTACAAGTTCTACAGCTCCAGGAGTGTAAGGAAAATTCAGCCTTGTGGCATAGGCAACAAAGAGCCACAAAATGGTACCTGTCAAAATTGCAGGAAATCCCTACGGCATCAAAGCTCACCGGAACATTGCGAGGATGATGGGGGCAAACAATCCAAGTGCTTGTTTGCAGATTCAACCACTGATGACCTGTTATCCAGCAGCACCAAGGATGTACCAGCAGAACTTCCTCCATTACCAGCTGAAAACAGTGAGGAGGAATTTAGTAATCCAAGTAGTGACCAGGATAAATGCATGAAAGCGGATATACTCACTCATGAGAAACAGCCACTGGTTGCCACGAGTAATATTTCCCTTGGATCTGCTTTGAGCCTTCAAGATCCAACAGAGTATGGGATGGCTAGTACGACAGGGCGCCGCTCCCCTTGCTTTTtgaagaagctggagagaagtGTGGGTGTGGGCAGGGAGTTAAGGCAGGACTTGGAACACCAGGGGGTCTACTCCAGCTTCCTTTCCAAGGCAGAGATCAAAGTAGACGATGCCAACGTAGTGCTGGAAGGATCAGAAGACCAGATTGTGCATGGAAAAATATACGACTACTACGTTGAGTCCTCCTCTCACTCAGTTACAGATTCTAACACAGTGTTGGGTCAGTATGAGGGGATCAAGTCAAAGAAGGCGGAGTTTGGAAAACGTGGAAGTAGCCTCCCAGAGTCTCCTTCCTCTGTGAGCCCTATCATCATACGTGATGTGGTTCTTCAACAAAGAACTGTTGAGGATGTCTCATTACAAGAAACTCCAAAGTTAAGACACCCCGCAAAGCCTGCACTCCTACGTAATGAGAGCTACAGGTCTGCAGCAGAAGAGTCTGAGCTTTCCATTGCCTTTCAAACTTCAAGAGTCCAAACCCAAATGGATCAGCCTCATCACCTGTTGATGTCAGAGACTATCTCTCTGCAAACCTCTAAAGATAGCACAAGTCATAAAGTGAAGGAGGTTGATCTAGAAGCTAGAGCGGGGGCTCCAATTATGCACCTTCCAAAAGAAGTTTTTCATGGCGCAGATCTGGAAAATGTAAAGAGTAAACTTGATCTAGGTAACTGCTTAGAGACACTTTATCTTGCCAAGAAAAATGGCCAGATGTCTGTGCAACAAATGGCCCTCGGGGTCATGTCAGACAACTACCTGCAGGTGCTCAGGGATCCTAACCTTTATGGGCGGTTAATGGCAGGTGAAAGGGAACAAATCCGGAAGCAGAGAATGAGGGGAAGAAGGTTTGTCATGGTTGCAGACATGGACCCGCAAGACTGGCTGAGAAACAAAGAGGAGCAGAGAGCAATGGCAGAACAGAGGATCTCCAGTGCAATGTACTATTATGATGAGTACAAAGATGACTGGCATACTCTCTGCCTGATCCCACAGGAGGTCATCTCTAAAGCCTGTGCCATGTGCACAATGGATAACTACTTATTTGTGGCAGTGGGCTGCCAGggcacagacagaaaaatgacacCCTCAAAGCAAGTGTTTTGCTACAATCCTTTGACATCTATTTGGAAAGAGATCTGTCCTATGAATGAAGCCAGGCCTCGCTGCAAACTGGCTGCTCTGGAGGGCTACATCTATGCCATCGGAGGGGAGTGCCTCTCCTCAGTCGAGCGCTATGACCCACGACTCGATAGATGGACATTCGTGGCTCCATTACCTAATGATACATTTGCTGTGGCACATCATGTCACTGTGTGCAGTGGAGAGCTTTTTGTTGCTGGGGGTACTCTTAGATATATGCTACTGCGCTACAACCCCAAAAACAACACCTGGAGGCCAAGTCTCATGGTAGGCAGCAATGACAGAACTGCAGATATGGTGGCTGTGGGGAGATTTATCTATCGGTTTGATGTTAACCCACTCCTGGGTGTTAGTGTGTACCGCTACCATACAGTGGCGCGACTATGGTATGAGTGCAGCTCCAAACGACTTCTACACTGCCCTGCCTTCCAATGTGTTGCAATGGATGGCTCAATCTACTGTATCAGCCGGCAGTTCACAATAAGGTTTGAGGCTGATGACATCTCTCCAGCTTTCTCAGATGAAGATTTGAGTGTCCTCTCTGGCGCCAAGGGCATACTTTTCCCCTTTGTCCTTTCGCTACCTGATAAGAAGCCTCGGCAGACAAGTGTGTAA